From a single Oreochromis niloticus isolate F11D_XX linkage group LG3, O_niloticus_UMD_NMBU, whole genome shotgun sequence genomic region:
- the LOC109199403 gene encoding ladderlectin-like isoform X1 produces MKMFPVCVFVCAVMILTHAAGEYFLPEGGTATNQTVKRHLAKRSSDCPGGWTLLRGRCFLYVPGPMTWAKAEKNCLSMGANLASVHSITEYHGIQHLIVIASHGYQETWIGGSDAQEEKAWLWTDGTAFHYSNWCRGEPNNLWRNQHCLQINHSGSKCWDDVACSKSRPSVCVKKM; encoded by the exons ATGAagatgtttcctgtgtgtgtgtttgtttgtgctgtgATGATTCTGACCCATGCTGCTGGTGAGTATT TTCTCCCTGAAGGAGGGACTGCAACTAATCAAACAG TCAAAAGGCACCTGGCCAAGAGGTCCTCTGATTGTCCTGGAGGCTGGACTCTGTTGCGTGGTCGCTGCTTCCTCTATGTTCCAGGACCCATGACATGGGCTAAAGCAGAG AAAAACTGCTTGTCCATGGGGGCCAACCTTGCATCTGTGCACAGCATCACAGAGTACCATGGGATTCAGCACCTTATAGTGATTGCCAGTCATGGCTACCAAGAAACTTGGATTGGAGGAAGTGATGCACAGGAG GAGAAGGCTTGGTTATGGACTGATGGAACGGCTTTCCACTATTCAAACTGGTGCCGAGGAGAGCCCAATAATCTCTGGCGCAACCAGCACTGTCTGCAAATTAATCATAGCG GTTCCAAGTGCTGGGATGATGTAGCATGTAGCAAAAGTCGACCTTCTGTTTGTGTcaagaaaatgtga
- the LOC109199403 gene encoding ladderlectin-like isoform X2, whose protein sequence is MKMFPVCVFVCAVMILTHAAVLPEGGTATNQTVKRHLAKRSSDCPGGWTLLRGRCFLYVPGPMTWAKAEKNCLSMGANLASVHSITEYHGIQHLIVIASHGYQETWIGGSDAQEEKAWLWTDGTAFHYSNWCRGEPNNLWRNQHCLQINHSGSKCWDDVACSKSRPSVCVKKM, encoded by the exons ATGAagatgtttcctgtgtgtgtgtttgtttgtgctgtgATGATTCTGACCCATGCTGCTG TTCTCCCTGAAGGAGGGACTGCAACTAATCAAACAG TCAAAAGGCACCTGGCCAAGAGGTCCTCTGATTGTCCTGGAGGCTGGACTCTGTTGCGTGGTCGCTGCTTCCTCTATGTTCCAGGACCCATGACATGGGCTAAAGCAGAG AAAAACTGCTTGTCCATGGGGGCCAACCTTGCATCTGTGCACAGCATCACAGAGTACCATGGGATTCAGCACCTTATAGTGATTGCCAGTCATGGCTACCAAGAAACTTGGATTGGAGGAAGTGATGCACAGGAG GAGAAGGCTTGGTTATGGACTGATGGAACGGCTTTCCACTATTCAAACTGGTGCCGAGGAGAGCCCAATAATCTCTGGCGCAACCAGCACTGTCTGCAAATTAATCATAGCG GTTCCAAGTGCTGGGATGATGTAGCATGTAGCAAAAGTCGACCTTCTGTTTGTGTcaagaaaatgtga